DNA from Bradyrhizobium diazoefficiens USDA 110:
GGCGGCATCGAGCCGCCCTGCCCCCTTCGCGGCCGCGGCCATGGCGGTAAGGCGCGCCGGCTCGGCGGCCAGGGCGGAGATTTCGGAAGCCAACCGATCCGAGGTGAACTCGGTCTGCGGGATGCGGATCGCGCCATCGACCTTGGCCAGCACGCCGGCATTGGCGAACTGGTCCTGGTCGATCGAGCCCGGCAGCGGCACCAGGATCGAGGGCCGGCCGATGGCGGCGAGCTCGGCGACCGTGCCGGCGCCGGAGCGCGACACCACCAGATGGTTGGAAGCGAGCCGCGCCGGCAGATCGGTGAAGAACGGCGCGAGCTCGGCCTTGATCTTGAGCTTGTCGTAGACGGCGCGCACCCGATTCATGTCCTCGTCGCGCACCTGCTGGGTGAGGATGAGCCGGCCCCACAGCGCTGGCTCGAGCCGCTCGATCGCGCCCGGCACGATGTCGGCCATGATGCGCGCGCCCTGGCTGCCACCGACGACGAGCAGGCGCAGCGGACCGTTCGCCTCGGGCGCGGCATAGGGCACGGCGGCAGCGGCAAGGACCGCCGGCCGCATCGGCGTGCCGACGGTCGTGGTCTTGCCCGATAGCGCGGGGTCGCGGTCGAGCACGCCCGGCAAGGACGTCGCGATGGCGCGGACGCGGCTCGACAGAAACCGATTGGCGCGGCCGAGCACCGCATTGGCGTCATGGATGATGCCGGGCACGCCGGCGAATTTTGCGGCGACCAGCGGCGGCAGCGTCGGATAGCCACCGAAGCCGACGACGGCGACGGGCTTCAATCGCTTGATCAGGCTGTAGGCCGATAGCGTGCCGGCGGCGAGCGTGAGGCCGGCATAGGCGACTTGGAACGGATTGCGGCCGCGCGCGGTCTCGCTCGAGACGACGTCGATCATATCCTTGCTGAACAGCCCGCTATAGCGCAGCGCCCGCTCATCCGTGACGAGGCGGACGCGAAAGCCGCGCCGGATCAGCTCTACGCCGAGCGCCTCGGCCGGAAACAGATGGCCGCCGGTGCCGCCCGCGGCGAGAAGAATCAAGGGGGAGGTTTCCATAAACGCCCTTTTACAGGGCCTCCGCCGTCATTGCGAGCCGGGCAACGGTCACGCGTAGCTGCGCATCGCCTCGGCGTGGCCGCTTGCCTCGACCTCGGTGCGCGGGCGCAGCCGCGTCAGCGCCAGCATCATGCCGACGCCATAGGCGAGCGACACGATCGAGGAGCCGCCGTAGGAGATGAAGGGCAGCGTCATGCCCTTGGCGGGGATGAGCTGGAGATTGACCGACATGTTGATCTCCGCCTGAACGCCGAACAGGATCGCAAGGCCGGAGGCCGCAAAACGCGAGAACATGTCCTCATTGGCGTAGGCCCGCGACAGCGTGCGGATGACGACGAAGGCGAACAGCGCCAGCATGGCAAGGCACAGGATGATGCCGAACTCTTCGGCGGCAACCGCGAACACGAAGTCGGTATGACTGTCCGGTAGGCTGCGCTTGGCGATGCCCTCGCCCGGTCCGAGC
Protein-coding regions in this window:
- the murG gene encoding undecaprenyldiphospho-muramoylpentapeptide beta-N-acetylglucosaminyltransferase, giving the protein METSPLILLAAGGTGGHLFPAEALGVELIRRGFRVRLVTDERALRYSGLFSKDMIDVVSSETARGRNPFQVAYAGLTLAAGTLSAYSLIKRLKPVAVVGFGGYPTLPPLVAAKFAGVPGIIHDANAVLGRANRFLSSRVRAIATSLPGVLDRDPALSGKTTTVGTPMRPAVLAAAAVPYAAPEANGPLRLLVVGGSQGARIMADIVPGAIERLEPALWGRLILTQQVRDEDMNRVRAVYDKLKIKAELAPFFTDLPARLASNHLVVSRSGAGTVAELAAIGRPSILVPLPGSIDQDQFANAGVLAKVDGAIRIPQTEFTSDRLASEISALAAEPARLTAMAAAAKGAGRLDAAERLADLVVKVAGL